The genomic stretch AACTGGAATCTTCTTCCAAAGAATGAAGGCATTTTTTTTAGTTTGAAGTATGCTTTTCCGTCAATACCGGTAACAGTATAAGACGGATTCAGGAAGTAACCTGTAAACATTCCAATGATAGGAAGTTCTCCTACAAAGCTATCCCAGAATCTTACCCATGCGCTGTCTTCTTGTATTTTGAATTTTGGCTGGTCTTTGGAATCAAGGATATCATAACTTGCTTTCCAGATAGAACGCATTCCTTTTCTTGCCAGCCTACCATAGTTTTTGTTATCTACAATATCATTTAAAGAATAAGAAGCATTGAAATCAATCCATTGATTGGCTCTGATTCTGAAAAGTTCCTTTGATTTGCTTTCGTCATTGAAAACGATAACGTCTTCTTTTAATTTGAACATTTTCTGACGTACGTAAGCTACATAATTCCCATTTTTGTCAGTAATGTTAAAGTCACTGGCTAGTGTCGAAATTTTAAACTTGAAATCCAGTGGATAATTTAGGTTGTTAAGTACCATGTGTTAGTTTATTTTTTTCATATTTAATTTAAGCCGCAAATATAATAGTTTTTTTAGAGTTATGGTGCTCAGAGATAGAATAGGGAATAAAATATCAAAATGAGACATTGTATTGAGAGAAGTTGGAGAAGTAGGGATTAAAAATAATGGATAATAGATGAAGATGATAGACAGCTTTATAACCTTGAAATTTATATGTCAATAGTGAATTTTGCTTTGCCAATGAATAGGGAAAAGCTGTTGAATGTAAAAATTCGTAAGGACCGTGAATTGACGATTGAACGTTCACCTCTTATCCTTCAAAAACTCCTCTTTAGGATAGATCATTTTCCTCAAATAATCCTTATTTTTGTACCTATGGATTACCCAAGTAAAGTGTTGGCAAAGGCAGTTGATGAAATTTCAGGATTGCCAGGTATCGGGAGAAAAACAGCTTTGAGATTAGCATTACATTTATTAAAGCAACCTAGTTCCAGAGCGGTGAGTCTTGGAAATTCTCTGATTAATCTTGTCAACGAAATAAAGTACTGTAAAGAATGTCATAATTTTTCTGATTTTGACATCTGTGAGATCTGCAGCAATGAAAAAAGAAGCAGTGAGTTGATTTGTATTGTTGAAGATGTACGAGATGTGATTGCAATTGAAAATACAGGGAAATATGGAGGAAAGTATCTGATTTTAGGTGGGAAGATCTCTCCAATGGAAGGAGTAGGGCCTAGCCAGCTGAATATTCCAAGTATTGAAAGAAAGCTGAATGAAGGGAAAGTAAAGGAATTTATATTTGCCCTAAGTGCTACCATGGAAGGAGACACCACAGCTTATTATATTTACAAAAAGTTTAAAAACTCCAATGTGAATTTTTCAAGTATTGCAAGAGGAATTTCAGTAGGAGATGAATTGGAGTATGCAGATGAAATTTCACTCGGAAGATCGATTATCAACAGATTACCCTACAACGAAAAGGATTAATATGAAGCTGTCTATTATTATTGTTAATTATAATGTGACCCAATTACTCAGAAATTGTCTTTTATCTATTCAGAAATATGTAAAAGAGACAGAGTATGAGGTAATTGTAATAGACAATGCTTCTACAGACCGTTCATGGAGGGATCTTATCTTAGAATTTCCCGAAGTACACTTTATTCCTTCGGAAATGAATGGCGGTTTTTCAAAAGCTAATAATCAGGCAATACGCTATGCAAAAGGAGAATATATCCTACTTTTAAACCCTGATACGGAAATCGAAGGGTTTTATATGAAGAATCTTTTAGATTTCTCGGATCATCAACCGGAGTTTGGGTGTCTTGGAATAAGGATGCATGATGCAGAAGGAAATTTTCTGCCGGAAAGCAAACGTTCGGTACCGGATATGTTTAATTCTTTTGAAAAGCTGTTTACCAATTTTAAGAAAAATAATTCCAAATCTTATTACAGGAATGATATAGATGAAAATGCAGTGGCTGAAATAGAAGTCATGACAGGAGCATTTTTATTAATGAAAAAGGAGGTGTATGAGAACATAGGCGGATTGGATGAAGCATATTTTATGTATGGAGAAGATATTGATCTTTGCTATACTTTAATAAGAAACGGGTATAAAAACTATTATTATGGACAGGCTTCTCTTCTTCATCACAAAGGAGAAAGCACAGTAAAGAATGATGTTTATCTGAAACGTTTCTATGGTGCTATGCAAATCTTCATCGACAAGTATTATAAAGAATCAAAGCCAATGCAGTATTCTTTTTTAAAAGCTGGTTTAAAGCTTCGTTACCAGATTGAGAAGATTAAGCTGAAGTAAATAATAGGCTGGAAGCTGGAAGTCCTTGATGAAGGATGCTTATCTTCTGCTTTTTAATCTTAGGATCTGTTTATTTTATTAGATTATTTTTGAATCCAGGCTTAAAATCTGCGAATGTAGTTCAGAAGTGAGACGAAGATCTAAACGATAAAAATTTCCCCAATGAATATTAAAATATAATACAAAAAAAAGCAACTCAGATGAGTTGCTTTCGTTGTATGTAGAAAAATAATCTTCTTATTTAGCCGGTGCAACAGGTGCTGCCGGAGTAGTGGTTGTTGAAGAAGCTGGAGCAGATTGTTTTGCCGGAGCTTCTTTTTTAGCTGGTTGTTGAGCCGGAGCCGCTTGTGACGGTTTACCAGTAATAACAACGCTTAAAAGGATAAGAACGATGATAGTTCCGCCTAGAGTCCATGTTGCTTTTTCCATGAAATCATTGGTTCTCTGTACTCCAAACTGAGCAGAAGAAGCTCCTCCGAAAGTACTGGAAAGACCTCCGCCTTTTGGGTTTTGAGCCATAACAACGATCACTAATAAAATACTAGCAATCATAATAAGAACCATCAATAGTGTAAATATAGTATCCATTAATTCTGATATCTTTTTGAATGGGCAAATTTAATCTTTTTTTACTGAATGACAAAAAAAGATATCGGTAAATATGACACAACAGCAAAAAAAATAGAAATCAAATAACGATTTTATATTCAGAGCAGGGGGAGGATAAGTGAACGGTTAAGAATAGTTGCAGGTAAAGGGATGTATTGATATTAATTTTTTTTCACAGAACCGAATAATAAGGCTTATTTTAATATCCGGTACAATCAACAATAAAAAAGGCTATCCTAACATTGAGATAGCCTTTTCTATAATTGTCTGTTTATTATTTAAAGTCAGAATCCTTAGCCTGGTTAAGCTGGTAAGACTGTACTGCCAGATTGATTTCCATTCCACCCATATTCTGGATAATGGTGAAGGGAAGCTTCACTCCTGATACTTCTTTATAATCAGCGAAGTTGGTAGGCATAGAACCTCCTTCCCCAACTTTTATCTCCCCGGTTTTTAAACCTGTTTTTACACTGTAATAATAGGTTTGCTTGGGCCCTTTTACCACATAAGAATCTTCATTGTTATACTTTTCGATTCCTGTTAGTTTTAATTCTTTTGATTGAGCAAAAGCAAGCTCCGGGAAAAGTTCCGGTTCTGTCATGGAGGCTTTTTGCTTATCGTTTAAAGGAATTTTTTGTCCTTGTGCTTCAGCATATCCGTCTTTACCATCAAAAACTATTTTCTGTAAAGTATTGCCCATCATTTTCATCTCCATCATCATCTTTCCACCTTTCCCTTGGATCAGCTTCATATTCATATCCATCCCCTGAACTTTGGTAGTAGCGTCAGCGGTAATGGATGTTACTTTTTGAACAGCAGCTAAACCTCCAATTGCATTGATATATTTATCAGCTACAGATCCAATAGTGACATTTGCATCCACTTTCTGTGCCGCAGGTTTTGTTACAGGATTGGCTTCTTTATCGAAATATTTTACCGGATAGCCTAACTTTTCAATTCCTTCAGAAATATCAGATGCTTTTCCTGCAATGAAAATTCTACTTTGGTTCGGAAGAATTGTTGCTTTTACAGCATTAGATACATCGGCAGCTGTCACCTTGTCAATAGATTTTAAATAGTTAGTATAAAAATCTGCCGGAAGATTCTGAACTTTTTGATTCAAAGCAAATTTGGCAATGGTTTCAGGTTTTTCCAAAGACATAATGAAAGAACCTTTCAATTTTGCTTTTGCATTTTCTAATTCCTCTGGTTTAACAGTCGAAATAGCATTAAGCTCATTCATCATTTCCTTCACAGCTTTATCCGTAACGTCATTTCTTACGCTGGTTTCTGCTGAAAAATCAGGAGAATACTTGCTTGCATTCATGCTTGAATAGGCTCCGTAAGTAAAACCATTCTTTTCTCTAAGATTCATGAACAGTCTTGCTTCACCACCACCGCCAAGAATATAATTGGCCATAGTAGCAGGGAAGTAATTAGAATCTTTCATCTTAAGATTATTCAGGTTACTTACAGATAATACAGACTGTACAGCAGAGGGTACATCAACTATGTTGATTTCTGTTTTGGTCACATTTGAAGCTGGTTCTAAAGCTGCAAATTTTGTATTTGACTTTTTCCAGCTTCCAAAGGCTTTCTCAACCAGAGGTTTGATCTGATCGAATTTTACATCTCCTACAATTACTAAGTATGCATTGTCCGGAGCGTAGTATTTATTATAGATATTCTGAACATCTGCCAGTTGAATTTTATTAATAGATTCAATGGTTTCAAATTCTCCTCTTGATGTATTTTTCCCATACATCAGCGCATTGGATACTCTTTCAGCAATAGAAGAAGCATTCTTTTCATCAGCTTTTAACCCTTCAATAATTCTTTCTTTTGCATTTTGAACTTCTTCTGCTGAGAACTTTGGATTTACGATGGCATCCGCCATTAGCCCCAATACTTCAGGGAAATATTTTGAAAGCGAGTTTGAAGCAGCTCCGTTGGAAGAGAAGTTGATATTGGCTCCCAGAAAGTCTACTTTTTTATTAAATTCATCTTTGCTTAAGTGAGTTGTTCCATTGTCAAGCTGTTCTGCCATCAATTGGCTAACTCCCGCTATATTTCCTTCATAATAAGGAGGTCTGTCCATCGAAAGGGTAGTATTTACCCTTGGAAGTTTGTTATTTTCAACCACCATTACGGTTAACCCGTTATGAAGCTGAAATGTTTTTGGTTGGGCAATGTTGATCGCAGGCGTTGGCCCCGGTTTTGGCATTGCATTAAGGTCAATTTTTTGGGCAGAAAGCATTCCTGCAAATAAAAATGCCGCTGCTATATAAGTGAATTGCTTTTTCATGGGTAAATTATTTTTTCTCAGGAACGTAGTTAATGATGATTCTTTGGTTGGAATTCAGATACTTTTTAGCTGCATTTTGGATATCCTGTTTAGTAATAGATCTGTAAATATCGATTTCCTTATTGATAAGGTTAGTATTTCCCATTAATACATGGTTTGTAGCTAAAGATGCTGCAATTCCCTGAATGCTTGAATTCTGATTCACAAACTGATTTTCAAACTGATTCTGAAGTTTTTGATAATCCTCATCAGAAATTAAAGTGGTCTGAAGTTTCTTAATCTCTGCATCTATATCAGCCTGTAAAGTCTGTTTAGATGTTTGTCCCATTGGAATTGCAAAGAATGCAAAAATACTGTAATCTTCAAGCCCCTGGTTGAAAGCCGCTACCTGAAGTGCTTTTTTCTCCTGGTCAACTAATTTCTTATATAAAACAGAAGATTTTCCATTGCTTAAATAAGAAGAAAGCATGTCTAAAACATACGCGTCTTTTTCTTTATTGGCTGGCGTTCTGTAAGCAAAAACATAAGCCGGAAGCTGAATGTTCGGGTCAGTAGCCGTAACTTCTTTTTCCTGAGTGATCGGAGCATCTTTAGGGAAGTCTTTTGGATAAACTGTTCCCTTTGGAATACCTCCATAATATTCTTCAATCCATTTTTTAGTCTGTTCAGGTTTAATGTCTCCTGCAACGACTAAAGTAGCATTGTTTGGTACATAGAATTTCTTATAAAAAGCCTGGAATTCTTCAAGCTTTGCTGCGTTAAGGTCTTCCATGGAACCAATAGTTGGCCAATTGTATGGGTGATTGGTAAAGAGATTTTTCTGAATTGTTGAGAAGAGATTTCCATAAGG from Chryseobacterium indologenes encodes the following:
- the recR gene encoding recombination mediator RecR translates to MDYPSKVLAKAVDEISGLPGIGRKTALRLALHLLKQPSSRAVSLGNSLINLVNEIKYCKECHNFSDFDICEICSNEKRSSELICIVEDVRDVIAIENTGKYGGKYLILGGKISPMEGVGPSQLNIPSIERKLNEGKVKEFIFALSATMEGDTTAYYIYKKFKNSNVNFSSIARGISVGDELEYADEISLGRSIINRLPYNEKD
- the secG gene encoding preprotein translocase subunit SecG produces the protein MDTIFTLLMVLIMIASILLVIVVMAQNPKGGGLSSTFGGASSAQFGVQRTNDFMEKATWTLGGTIIVLILLSVVITGKPSQAAPAQQPAKKEAPAKQSAPASSTTTTPAAPVAPAK
- a CDS encoding glycosyltransferase family 2 protein, whose product is MNMKLSIIIVNYNVTQLLRNCLLSIQKYVKETEYEVIVIDNASTDRSWRDLILEFPEVHFIPSEMNGGFSKANNQAIRYAKGEYILLLNPDTEIEGFYMKNLLDFSDHQPEFGCLGIRMHDAEGNFLPESKRSVPDMFNSFEKLFTNFKKNNSKSYYRNDIDENAVAEIEVMTGAFLLMKKEVYENIGGLDEAYFMYGEDIDLCYTLIRNGYKNYYYGQASLLHHKGESTVKNDVYLKRFYGAMQIFIDKYYKESKPMQYSFLKAGLKLRYQIEKIKLK
- a CDS encoding M16 family metallopeptidase, translated to MKKQFTYIAAAFLFAGMLSAQKIDLNAMPKPGPTPAINIAQPKTFQLHNGLTVMVVENNKLPRVNTTLSMDRPPYYEGNIAGVSQLMAEQLDNGTTHLSKDEFNKKVDFLGANINFSSNGAASNSLSKYFPEVLGLMADAIVNPKFSAEEVQNAKERIIEGLKADEKNASSIAERVSNALMYGKNTSRGEFETIESINKIQLADVQNIYNKYYAPDNAYLVIVGDVKFDQIKPLVEKAFGSWKKSNTKFAALEPASNVTKTEINIVDVPSAVQSVLSVSNLNNLKMKDSNYFPATMANYILGGGGEARLFMNLREKNGFTYGAYSSMNASKYSPDFSAETSVRNDVTDKAVKEMMNELNAISTVKPEELENAKAKLKGSFIMSLEKPETIAKFALNQKVQNLPADFYTNYLKSIDKVTAADVSNAVKATILPNQSRIFIAGKASDISEGIEKLGYPVKYFDKEANPVTKPAAQKVDANVTIGSVADKYINAIGGLAAVQKVTSITADATTKVQGMDMNMKLIQGKGGKMMMEMKMMGNTLQKIVFDGKDGYAEAQGQKIPLNDKQKASMTEPELFPELAFAQSKELKLTGIEKYNNEDSYVVKGPKQTYYYSVKTGLKTGEIKVGEGGSMPTNFADYKEVSGVKLPFTIIQNMGGMEINLAVQSYQLNQAKDSDFK
- a CDS encoding M16 family metallopeptidase, which gives rise to MKKRLLSAAAVAFFGLMLNAQQIKFEEYDLPNGLHVILHQDNSAPVVTTGVMYHVGAKDEVKGRTGFAHFFEHLLFEGTPNIKRGDWFKIVSSNGGQNNANTTNDRTYYYETFPSNNEQLGLWMEAERMRHAVINQIGVDTQREVVKEEKRLRMDNQPYGNLFSTIQKNLFTNHPYNWPTIGSMEDLNAAKLEEFQAFYKKFYVPNNATLVVAGDIKPEQTKKWIEEYYGGIPKGTVYPKDFPKDAPITQEKEVTATDPNIQLPAYVFAYRTPANKEKDAYVLDMLSSYLSNGKSSVLYKKLVDQEKKALQVAAFNQGLEDYSIFAFFAIPMGQTSKQTLQADIDAEIKKLQTTLISDEDYQKLQNQFENQFVNQNSSIQGIAASLATNHVLMGNTNLINKEIDIYRSITKQDIQNAAKKYLNSNQRIIINYVPEKK